A window of the Streptomyces luomodiensis genome harbors these coding sequences:
- a CDS encoding GmrSD restriction endonuclease domain-containing protein has translation MEARETTFERLIQGDNQFQVPLYQRTYSWDVNDHQRLWDDLVEQATAGSDASQASSGHFLGSLVLDPRPPMPDTVQRWVVIDGQQRLTTLMLLACALRDHVLAFDMGKADLIHRRYLVNEEDYGGLDTYRLLPTQADRPSYLACVDNDPRAGGDDSIGVAYRFFLAALAEYDPAGKWDTVRHIDQALRHRLTLVTITAGPQDNAFRIFESLNNTGKPLSQADLLRNYVFMQLPRLGEHVYDKIWLPLQTELGPERLTTLAWLDLVLQGQSRVPISEVYQGQKRRMGQIVTTSGEDGLRDDLARLRRLGHLLMRVFEPEREPDLELRAVLQRLVQWGGEAHYPPTLYVLDRVDHGTVEPREAVEALTFVESFLVRRMICREPSHSVRQILATLPSGIERDRSLPEAVRRYLSGLRRGWPRDEELREAIRTQPFYWQGSSRHRGYVLRRFEEDYMAPEPVDFSRAWATIEHVLPQRPGQEWLAMLAEDAEEGERAEELHETLVHTLGNLTLTGENTRLSNHPYERKQQIFEQSALRMNREIAATARWGRKEILSRADRLADRAVRMWPGPVAGDDGQSGERSEWLRLRKVLAGLPSGRWTTYKDLAAVTGAGSPQTVGSYLATRTDVPNPHRVLRADGTSSPDFAWFDGRKETQREALEREGVRFNGAVAHREQRLTTEELADLAGLDRPRETEEEAAAASEGAVTDRAENFGKLLRTHHPDLAEGLLTLLRKWEADGGRLAYGAAEETSCAPMLREGSGPQGAIWPVTIYPRSGVVEVVFAYLARREPFTRPALLAELRDRIRAIPGVTLTVPDAELPRRRPSFPLGVLRGGGLVRFAETLEWFRQQSL, from the coding sequence GTGGAAGCGCGGGAGACAACGTTCGAGCGGCTGATCCAGGGGGACAACCAGTTTCAAGTTCCGCTCTATCAGCGCACCTACAGCTGGGATGTCAACGACCATCAGCGGTTGTGGGACGACCTGGTGGAGCAGGCGACGGCCGGCTCGGATGCATCGCAGGCGTCCAGCGGCCATTTCCTCGGCTCACTGGTGCTGGATCCCCGGCCGCCTATGCCCGACACCGTGCAACGCTGGGTCGTCATTGACGGTCAACAGCGTTTGACCACGCTGATGCTGCTTGCCTGCGCCCTTCGTGATCACGTGCTTGCCTTCGACATGGGCAAAGCGGACCTCATCCATCGTCGGTATCTGGTCAACGAAGAGGACTACGGCGGCCTCGACACCTACCGTCTGCTGCCGACACAGGCCGACCGGCCTTCGTACCTCGCGTGTGTGGACAACGATCCTCGGGCGGGTGGGGACGACAGCATTGGCGTCGCCTACCGGTTCTTCCTGGCGGCGCTCGCTGAGTATGACCCCGCCGGCAAGTGGGATACTGTTCGTCACATCGACCAGGCCTTGCGGCACCGCCTCACGCTGGTGACGATCACCGCCGGGCCACAGGACAACGCCTTTCGGATCTTCGAGTCCCTGAACAACACAGGCAAGCCGCTGAGCCAGGCCGACCTGCTGCGCAACTACGTGTTCATGCAGCTTCCGCGTCTAGGCGAGCATGTGTACGACAAGATTTGGCTTCCCCTGCAGACCGAACTCGGACCGGAGCGACTGACGACCCTGGCGTGGCTGGACCTCGTTCTGCAGGGACAGTCGCGGGTCCCTATCAGTGAGGTCTACCAGGGGCAAAAGCGGCGAATGGGTCAGATAGTAACGACTTCTGGCGAGGACGGGCTACGGGACGACCTGGCTCGACTCCGGCGTCTCGGTCACTTGCTCATGCGGGTCTTCGAGCCCGAGCGTGAGCCCGACCTCGAGTTGCGGGCGGTGCTGCAGCGTCTTGTCCAATGGGGCGGGGAAGCTCACTACCCGCCGACCCTCTATGTGCTGGACCGAGTGGATCACGGGACGGTCGAGCCCAGGGAGGCCGTCGAGGCGCTCACCTTTGTGGAAAGCTTCCTGGTTCGGCGCATGATCTGTCGGGAACCGTCGCACAGCGTCCGGCAGATTCTTGCCACGCTGCCTTCGGGTATCGAGCGGGACCGTTCGCTGCCAGAGGCGGTGCGCCGCTACTTGTCCGGCCTGCGGCGAGGGTGGCCACGGGACGAGGAACTGCGCGAGGCGATCCGTACCCAGCCCTTCTATTGGCAGGGCAGCAGCCGCCACCGCGGCTACGTGCTCAGGCGGTTCGAGGAGGACTACATGGCTCCTGAGCCGGTCGACTTCTCGCGGGCCTGGGCGACCATCGAGCACGTGCTTCCGCAGCGGCCCGGACAGGAATGGCTCGCCATGCTCGCCGAGGACGCCGAGGAGGGGGAGCGGGCGGAGGAGCTGCACGAGACGCTAGTTCACACTCTGGGCAATCTGACCCTCACCGGTGAGAACACACGCCTGTCCAACCACCCCTACGAGCGCAAGCAACAGATCTTCGAGCAGAGCGCCCTGCGGATGAACCGGGAGATCGCCGCCACCGCGCGCTGGGGGAGGAAGGAGATCCTCAGCCGCGCCGATCGGCTCGCCGATCGCGCCGTGCGCATGTGGCCCGGACCTGTCGCGGGTGACGACGGTCAGTCCGGGGAGCGCTCGGAGTGGCTGAGGCTGAGGAAGGTGCTGGCGGGCCTGCCCTCGGGCAGGTGGACCACCTACAAGGACCTCGCCGCGGTGACGGGAGCCGGCTCTCCCCAGACGGTCGGAAGTTATCTGGCCACCCGCACCGATGTTCCCAACCCCCATCGGGTGCTCCGGGCCGACGGCACCTCTTCACCCGACTTCGCCTGGTTCGACGGCCGTAAGGAGACCCAACGGGAGGCGCTCGAGCGTGAGGGCGTCCGCTTCAACGGCGCGGTGGCTCACCGCGAGCAGAGGCTGACCACGGAAGAGCTGGCTGATCTGGCCGGACTTGACAGGCCCCGTGAGACGGAAGAGGAGGCCGCGGCGGCATCCGAGGGCGCTGTCACCGACCGCGCGGAGAACTTCGGCAAGTTGCTCAGAACTCACCACCCCGACCTCGCCGAGGGGCTGCTGACCCTGCTGCGTAAGTGGGAGGCGGATGGCGGGCGGCTCGCATACGGCGCCGCCGAGGAGACGAGCTGCGCGCCGATGCTGCGCGAAGGAAGCGGCCCGCAGGGGGCGATCTGGCCCGTGACCATCTATCCGCGATCCGGAGTGGTCGAAGTCGTTTTCGCCTACCTGGCGAGGCGGGAGCCCTTCACCAGGCCGGCGCTGCTCGCGGAACTCCGCGACCGGATCCGGGCGATTCCCGGAGTGACGCTGACCGTCCCCGACGCGGAATTGCCCCGACGACGGCCGAGCTTTCCGCTGGGCGTCCTGCGCGGGGGCGGGCTGGTCCGGTTCGCCGAGACGCTGGAATGGTTCCGTCAACAGAGCCTGTGA
- a CDS encoding UvrD-helicase domain-containing protein: MNTSGVTLRLLDKADKEIRKLPRTVKGAFFDFQHKFRTNPHTAGLKLQQLKGDSRLWSARVNDEYRALLLRLAEDDWLIVSVKHRKDVYDRMSYGVNQVTGGIEYVDLEVVEDSILRRLPAPPSSKPAPATPPPPASLEPTPAPARPLFADWTDEQLLQLGVAEPLLPVIRTLTTEDQLLGLVEYAPQLTGEVLLSLFDGASFEDVLDQVTKPVAATEPVDPEDFGAAVQRPATVVTTTDEALREALESGDFGRWKVFLHPTQAKLVERRYNGPARVGGGPGTGKTIVALHRVRHLVRQLSPGRDKPVLLTTYNKNLAADLRSRLLELGGEELLARVEVSHVDQLALRIVREAEPGNGKQTIDDSQAVREWRALLDELGENTWDPEFLHDEWTQVILGQAVGTRTEYFRARRAGRGRNIGRAERAEIWQLCERFTQRLDRLGRQTWDQVAERAARLEMGREQRILSIARQREDAGGLDNIHLQDGSGGWLRYRYRHIVVDEAQDLRPAHWKMLRAMTPRAADDLFLVGDTHQRIYKNQVTLGSLGINIRGRSSKLSLSYRTTRQILRSALGVLGETTYDDLDGSEETLAGYRSVLSGSRPAGHPFPDWASEREGIAALIKEWDAAAEPSTPHEQIAICVPTNQMAAEVGYTLKLQGIHSVEIRSDGPHGTDGVHIGTMFRFKGLEYQRMIIAGVTDGLVPREAVNALRDTDPVRYRHEIQRARSLLFVAATRARDTVDLFWHGKPSPFLGSSLADAGESSG; the protein is encoded by the coding sequence ATGAACACCTCGGGCGTCACACTGCGCCTGCTCGACAAGGCCGACAAGGAGATCCGCAAGCTCCCCCGCACGGTCAAGGGTGCGTTCTTCGACTTCCAGCACAAGTTCAGGACCAACCCCCATACCGCCGGGCTCAAACTCCAGCAGCTCAAGGGCGACAGCAGGCTGTGGTCGGCGCGGGTCAACGACGAGTACCGCGCACTGCTGCTGCGGCTCGCCGAGGACGACTGGCTGATCGTCTCCGTCAAGCACCGCAAGGACGTCTACGACCGCATGTCGTACGGCGTCAACCAGGTCACCGGCGGTATCGAGTACGTCGACCTGGAGGTGGTGGAGGACAGCATTCTGCGCCGGCTGCCCGCCCCGCCCTCCTCAAAGCCCGCGCCCGCCACACCCCCGCCGCCCGCGTCCCTGGAGCCGACACCGGCACCAGCGCGGCCGCTGTTCGCCGACTGGACCGATGAACAGCTGCTGCAGCTGGGCGTCGCCGAACCGCTGCTCCCGGTCATCCGCACGCTCACCACCGAGGACCAGTTGCTCGGCCTGGTCGAGTACGCGCCGCAGCTCACCGGCGAAGTGCTGCTGTCGCTGTTCGACGGGGCGTCGTTCGAGGACGTACTCGACCAGGTCACGAAGCCGGTGGCCGCCACCGAGCCGGTCGACCCGGAGGACTTCGGAGCAGCCGTACAGCGCCCGGCCACGGTCGTCACCACGACGGACGAGGCTCTTCGGGAAGCCTTGGAGAGCGGCGACTTCGGCCGCTGGAAGGTCTTCCTGCACCCCACTCAGGCCAAGCTGGTCGAGCGGCGCTACAACGGCCCCGCCCGGGTGGGCGGCGGCCCCGGCACCGGCAAGACCATCGTCGCGCTGCACCGGGTGCGGCATCTCGTGCGGCAGCTCTCCCCCGGCCGCGACAAGCCCGTCCTGCTGACGACCTACAACAAGAACCTCGCCGCCGACCTGCGCTCCCGGCTGCTGGAGCTGGGCGGGGAGGAACTGCTGGCCCGGGTCGAGGTGAGCCACGTCGACCAGCTGGCGCTCCGCATCGTCCGGGAGGCCGAACCCGGCAACGGCAAGCAGACCATCGACGACAGCCAGGCCGTACGGGAATGGCGCGCGCTGCTCGACGAGCTCGGCGAGAACACCTGGGACCCGGAGTTCCTCCACGACGAGTGGACTCAGGTCATCCTCGGACAGGCCGTCGGCACCCGCACCGAATACTTCCGAGCCCGGCGCGCCGGCCGCGGGCGGAACATCGGCCGCGCCGAGCGCGCCGAGATCTGGCAGCTCTGTGAGCGTTTCACCCAGCGCCTGGACCGTCTCGGGCGGCAGACCTGGGACCAGGTGGCCGAGCGCGCCGCGCGACTGGAGATGGGCCGCGAACAACGCATCCTCAGCATCGCCCGGCAGCGGGAGGACGCGGGCGGCCTCGACAACATCCACCTACAGGACGGCTCGGGAGGATGGCTGCGCTACCGGTACCGGCACATCGTCGTGGACGAGGCCCAGGACCTGCGACCCGCCCACTGGAAGATGCTGCGCGCGATGACCCCGCGGGCCGCGGACGATCTGTTCCTGGTCGGCGACACCCACCAGCGCATCTACAAGAACCAGGTGACGCTCGGCAGTCTGGGCATCAACATCCGTGGCCGGTCCTCGAAGCTGAGCCTCAGCTACCGCACGACCCGGCAGATCCTGCGCTCCGCCCTGGGCGTCCTGGGGGAGACGACGTACGACGACCTCGACGGCAGCGAAGAGACCCTGGCCGGCTACCGGTCGGTGCTCAGCGGCAGCCGCCCGGCCGGGCACCCGTTTCCGGACTGGGCCTCGGAGCGGGAAGGCATCGCCGCTCTCATCAAGGAGTGGGACGCGGCTGCGGAGCCGAGTACTCCGCACGAGCAGATCGCGATCTGCGTGCCCACCAACCAGATGGCGGCCGAGGTGGGCTACACGCTCAAGCTGCAGGGCATCCATTCGGTGGAGATCCGTTCCGACGGTCCGCACGGCACCGACGGCGTGCACATCGGCACCATGTTCCGGTTCAAGGGACTGGAATACCAGCGAATGATCATCGCTGGTGTGACGGATGGTCTCGTGCCCAGGGAAGCCGTCAACGCGTTGCGCGATACGGACCCCGTGCGATACCGGCACGAGATCCAGCGAGCCCGTTCCCTGCTCTTCGTAGCGGCTACCCGAGCGCGCGACACCGTGGATCTCTTCTGGCACGGGAAGCCCAGCCCATTCCTGGGCTCCTCGCTGGCAGACGCAGGAGAGAGTAGCGGCTGA